One genomic segment of Limnothrix sp. FACHB-406 includes these proteins:
- a CDS encoding GNAT family N-acetyltransferase, producing MAQTATTEQIAYELSWVSRMADLSPQEWDALAKPLKTPFLEWAWLNNLETSGSAIPQEGWLPSHLVVRRSGKLVAAAPLYLKGHSYGEFVFDQQWADLSYRLGVDYYPKLLGMTPFTPAEGYRFLIDSAEDERAITEMMLGAIDHFCSRHHVSGCHFLFVDPQWQQLMESLGDFITWKHHSYIWTSNNYQTFEDYLASFNANQRRNIKRERKSMVNSGLEFKTWQGSQIPHGYFSKVYDFYSSTCEKFWGGSQYLTRKFFVDLADQLADRVVLFTAHAHGDDRHPIALSFCITKGDRLYGRYWGCTREIDHLHFNACYYEPIDWAIAHGIQLFDPGAGGQHKRRRGFPATPNHSLHRLYHPRLDRILRTYIDEINQYEQQQIDAINAELPFSQAQPELKL from the coding sequence ATGGCCCAAACCGCAACCACCGAACAAATTGCCTACGAACTTTCTTGGGTTAGTCGGATGGCGGATCTGAGTCCGCAGGAGTGGGATGCATTAGCCAAACCCCTAAAAACCCCCTTTTTGGAATGGGCTTGGTTGAATAATTTGGAAACATCGGGCAGCGCAATTCCGCAGGAAGGTTGGTTGCCATCCCACTTGGTTGTGCGCCGATCGGGAAAGTTGGTGGCCGCAGCTCCCCTCTATCTCAAGGGACACAGTTATGGCGAATTTGTGTTTGACCAGCAATGGGCAGATTTGTCCTATCGCCTAGGGGTTGATTACTATCCCAAGCTGTTAGGAATGACCCCTTTTACGCCAGCAGAAGGCTATCGATTTTTAATCGACTCTGCTGAAGATGAACGGGCAATCACTGAAATGATGCTGGGGGCGATCGATCATTTTTGTAGCCGACATCATGTGTCTGGCTGTCATTTTCTGTTCGTGGATCCCCAATGGCAACAACTCATGGAATCCTTGGGCGATTTCATTACCTGGAAACATCACAGCTACATTTGGACGAGTAATAACTATCAAACATTTGAAGATTATCTAGCGAGCTTTAACGCCAATCAGCGCCGCAATATCAAACGCGAGCGAAAATCCATGGTGAATAGTGGCTTGGAGTTCAAAACCTGGCAGGGTTCACAAATTCCCCACGGCTATTTTTCCAAGGTTTATGATTTTTACAGCAGCACTTGCGAGAAGTTTTGGGGCGGCAGCCAATATTTAACGCGCAAGTTTTTTGTGGATTTGGCCGATCAATTAGCCGATCGCGTGGTGTTGTTTACGGCCCATGCCCACGGTGACGATCGCCACCCGATCGCCCTCTCCTTTTGCATCACCAAGGGCGATCGGCTCTACGGTCGCTATTGGGGTTGCACGCGAGAAATTGACCATCTGCACTTCAATGCCTGTTATTACGAGCCGATCGACTGGGCGATCGCTCACGGAATTCAACTTTTTGACCCCGGCGCAGGGGGGCAACACAAACGGCGGCGCGGATTCCCGGCAACCCCCAACCACAGTCTGCACCGGCTTTATCATCCCCGGCTCGATCGGATTTTGCGAACCTATATTGATGAAATTAACCAATACGAACAACAACAAATTGATGCCATTAACGCTGAGTTGCCGTTTAGCCAAGCTCAGCCAGAACTAAAACTCTAA
- the prmA gene encoding 50S ribosomal protein L11 methyltransferase, whose protein sequence is MANSWWEINIRCHPLLEDTVYWRTQDFGCRGTSSQYKGKNCLISAYLPQEQAQLLDLSALALWLRQDAILANLPEPTVKWNLIDEEDWSSSWKEHWQPQEVGDQFLICPAWLDVPEAGKRVVVRLDPGVAFGTGAHPTTQLCMESMEMRFDGQPTEQIVADIGCGSGILAIGALLVGAKTAYAVDIDPLCLRATQENISLNHIQPDRVHLEQGSFEKLQEMLGDRKVDGFFCNILAEVIVDLIPQLEQISHQKTWGVLSGILLDQAKAISDTLEQSGWIVATLWKRQEWCCINVRRS, encoded by the coding sequence ATGGCTAATAGTTGGTGGGAAATCAACATTCGCTGCCACCCATTACTCGAAGACACCGTTTATTGGCGAACTCAAGATTTTGGTTGCCGAGGCACCTCTAGCCAATATAAAGGCAAGAATTGTTTGATTTCCGCCTATTTGCCCCAAGAGCAGGCGCAACTCCTAGATCTTTCTGCCCTGGCGCTTTGGTTACGCCAAGATGCCATTTTGGCCAATTTGCCTGAACCAACGGTCAAATGGAATTTGATTGATGAAGAGGATTGGTCGAGCAGTTGGAAAGAACATTGGCAGCCGCAAGAAGTGGGCGATCAGTTCTTGATTTGTCCGGCTTGGTTGGATGTGCCGGAGGCGGGTAAGCGGGTAGTGGTGCGTTTGGATCCGGGGGTTGCCTTTGGCACGGGGGCCCATCCCACAACGCAACTCTGCATGGAGTCGATGGAGATGCGCTTTGACGGCCAGCCCACGGAGCAGATCGTTGCAGACATTGGTTGTGGGTCGGGAATTTTGGCGATCGGGGCGTTGTTGGTGGGGGCCAAAACTGCCTACGCGGTGGATATTGATCCCCTATGTTTGCGGGCAACCCAAGAAAATATTTCGCTGAACCATATTCAGCCCGATCGGGTGCATCTGGAGCAGGGATCTTTTGAGAAGTTGCAAGAGATGTTGGGCGATCGCAAAGTGGATGGCTTTTTCTGCAACATTTTGGCGGAGGTAATTGTGGATTTGATTCCGCAATTAGAACAAATTAGCCATCAAAAGACTTGGGGAGTGTTGAGTGGCATTTTGTTAGATCAAGCCAAGGCAATTTCTGACACGTTGGAACAAAGTGGTTGGATTGTGGCCACGTTGTGGAAGCGTCAGGAATGGTGCTGTATTAATGTGCGGCGATCGTAA
- a CDS encoding long-chain fatty acid--CoA ligase, translating into MIASAFAESELFPQDRAQMGRAVDYSGAQNLTQVWVRAAQRFGTLPALRDRHSSPALELNFAELLEYLQTFAAGLQTLLSPEDASAREEAGLVVPPRVALFADNSARWFVADQGTMAAGFANAVRSSLAETEELRYILADSEARLLIVENQKTLNRLADRLGDLPLVAIVLLSDEEPVRSGAIGDDILLLNFLELLERGRDRLKNHPWQPPQQDPKTLATLIYTSGTTGQPKGVMLSHGNYLYQLSAFRTVVAPQAGDRVLTLLPTWHSFGRIGDYYLLCQGCVLVYTNIRQLKADLKTHRPQYMMAVPRLWESIYEGVQKQFQSQPASTQKIAQTFLGFSERYVRAKRRWQGLELRSKPAAGLEKLLAGARAIAHWPLHRLGDRLVYQKIRQATGGELQYAISGGGSLATHLEMFFEIVGVNVLVGYGLTETSPVLTVRRNWRNLRGTSGLPLPATELRSVDLETRQPLPVGDKGLILARGPQIMAGYFGKPEATAKAIDSEGWFDTGDLGWLSPIGDITITGRAKDTIVLTNGENIEPQPIEDACIRSPYISQVVLVGQDQKTLGALIVPNQEAIAAWAAEQGLDSVDLQSDRVQALIRDELAREVKNRPGYKAEERISTFRFLAEPLSIENGLLTQTMKVRRNVVFERFADLIATMFDS; encoded by the coding sequence ATGATTGCTTCTGCCTTTGCCGAATCGGAGCTATTTCCCCAGGATCGGGCCCAGATGGGCCGTGCCGTGGACTATTCGGGCGCACAAAATTTGACTCAGGTGTGGGTGCGGGCAGCCCAACGCTTTGGCACGTTGCCGGCCCTGCGCGATCGCCACTCGTCACCAGCGCTGGAGCTGAATTTTGCGGAACTGCTGGAATATCTGCAAACGTTTGCGGCGGGACTGCAAACGCTGCTGAGTCCTGAGGATGCCAGTGCGCGGGAGGAGGCGGGATTGGTTGTGCCGCCTCGGGTTGCGCTGTTTGCGGACAATAGTGCTCGGTGGTTTGTGGCGGATCAGGGCACGATGGCGGCGGGGTTTGCCAATGCGGTGCGGAGTTCTTTGGCGGAAACGGAGGAGTTGCGCTACATCCTGGCAGACAGTGAGGCGCGGCTCTTGATTGTTGAGAATCAAAAGACGTTGAATCGGTTAGCCGATCGCCTGGGAGATTTGCCTTTGGTGGCGATCGTGTTGTTGTCGGATGAGGAGCCGGTGCGATCGGGCGCGATCGGGGATGATATCTTGCTTTTGAATTTTTTGGAGTTGCTGGAGCGGGGGCGCGATCGCCTGAAAAATCACCCCTGGCAACCGCCCCAACAGGATCCAAAAACCCTAGCCACGCTGATCTATACCTCCGGAACCACGGGGCAACCGAAAGGGGTGATGTTGTCCCATGGGAACTATCTCTATCAGCTCAGTGCATTCCGAACGGTGGTGGCTCCTCAAGCGGGCGATCGGGTGTTGACCCTGCTGCCCACCTGGCACTCCTTTGGCCGGATTGGGGACTATTACTTGCTCTGTCAAGGTTGCGTTTTGGTTTACACCAACATTCGCCAGCTCAAGGCCGATCTGAAAACCCATCGGCCCCAATACATGATGGCGGTGCCGCGTCTTTGGGAGTCAATTTATGAAGGGGTGCAAAAGCAATTCCAATCCCAACCGGCCAGTACCCAAAAAATTGCCCAAACCTTTTTGGGGTTCAGTGAGCGCTACGTGCGGGCCAAGCGCCGCTGGCAAGGGCTGGAGTTACGATCGAAACCGGCAGCAGGTTTGGAAAAATTGTTGGCGGGGGCACGGGCGATCGCCCATTGGCCGCTGCACCGCTTGGGCGATCGACTGGTGTATCAAAAAATTCGGCAGGCCACCGGGGGAGAGCTGCAATACGCCATCAGTGGCGGCGGTTCCTTGGCCACCCACCTGGAAATGTTCTTTGAAATTGTGGGGGTGAATGTGCTGGTAGGCTATGGCCTGACGGAGACTTCCCCGGTGCTGACGGTGCGGCGCAACTGGCGAAATTTGCGGGGAACTTCTGGGCTGCCGCTGCCGGCCACGGAGCTGCGATCGGTTGATCTTGAAACCCGCCAGCCGCTCCCGGTGGGCGACAAAGGCCTAATTCTGGCCCGGGGCCCACAGATTATGGCGGGTTACTTTGGCAAACCGGAAGCAACGGCGAAGGCGATCGACTCGGAAGGCTGGTTTGATACGGGAGATTTGGGTTGGCTGTCGCCGATCGGGGACATCACCATCACCGGGCGGGCCAAGGACACGATCGTCCTGACCAATGGGGAAAATATTGAACCCCAGCCGATCGAGGATGCCTGTATTCGCAGTCCCTACATCAGCCAAGTTGTGTTGGTGGGTCAAGACCAAAAGACGCTCGGGGCTTTGATTGTGCCCAACCAGGAGGCGATCGCCGCTTGGGCCGCAGAACAGGGGCTTGATTCGGTGGATCTCCAAAGCGATCGGGTACAGGCCTTGATTCGAGATGAGTTGGCACGGGAAGTGAAAAATCGCCCCGGCTACAAAGCCGAGGAACGGATCAGCACCTTTCGTTTTTTGGCGGAACCCCTGTCGATCGAAAATGGTCTGTTGACCCAAACCATGAAAGTGCGGCGAAACGTGGTGTTTGAGCGGTTTGCAGACCTGATTGCCACCATGTTTGACAGCTAG
- a CDS encoding class I SAM-dependent methyltransferase, translated as MAVYETENCIIGVEFSWAEGLWYWVRGWVVGKEGPVHQINLTMPQTETHELSWHSRKDVASLFQQYSPPENCGFTACFEKKSSECFQLQIKSDNGNYSWQVPYNLEKLKYHDELLFPEGEEDLYTQFIRICNEKHLDVLEIGSRIVTSESQRVHFQDVNSYTGFDYYKDENTDVVGDAHQLSRYFGDRKFDAIFSRSVFEHLAMPWLVALEINRLLKPGGVTFHSTHPAWPIHEMPWDFWRFSSEGMKALFPDTLGFQVLSCRMNSPVRMYMEQPLECLEFPLFRSYAGVAILAQKIQDFDESVFRWNASLAGVVGEGSHYPEPQKQQPADQSNITDPDFVIF; from the coding sequence ATGGCAGTCTATGAAACCGAAAATTGCATTATCGGGGTCGAATTTTCTTGGGCAGAGGGACTATGGTATTGGGTTAGAGGATGGGTTGTAGGAAAAGAAGGCCCAGTTCATCAAATAAACTTAACCATGCCACAAACTGAGACTCATGAGCTTTCCTGGCATAGCCGCAAAGATGTTGCAAGCCTATTCCAGCAATACTCTCCACCAGAAAATTGTGGCTTCACAGCTTGTTTTGAAAAAAAAAGCTCAGAATGCTTTCAGCTTCAAATCAAGAGTGATAATGGAAACTACTCTTGGCAAGTTCCCTATAATCTAGAAAAGCTAAAGTATCACGACGAGTTATTATTTCCTGAAGGAGAAGAAGACCTTTACACTCAGTTCATTAGAATTTGCAATGAAAAGCATTTGGATGTCTTGGAAATTGGCTCTCGGATAGTTACATCTGAAAGCCAGCGTGTTCACTTCCAAGATGTAAATTCATACACAGGATTTGACTACTACAAAGACGAAAACACTGATGTTGTTGGAGATGCTCACCAGCTTTCTCGTTATTTTGGGGATCGAAAATTCGATGCTATATTCTCGCGATCTGTCTTTGAGCATTTAGCAATGCCCTGGTTGGTTGCCCTAGAAATTAACCGCTTGCTTAAGCCAGGTGGAGTCACGTTTCATTCCACACACCCAGCCTGGCCTATTCATGAAATGCCATGGGATTTTTGGCGGTTTTCCAGTGAAGGGATGAAAGCTCTTTTCCCGGACACACTTGGTTTCCAAGTTCTTTCATGTCGCATGAATTCCCCAGTGCGAATGTACATGGAACAGCCATTGGAATGTTTGGAGTTTCCCTTATTTCGAAGTTATGCAGGTGTCGCAATCTTGGCTCAGAAAATTCAAGACTTTGATGAGAGTGTTTTTCGCTGGAATGCTTCACTTGCAGGAGTAGTTGGTGAAGGTAGTCACTACCCTGAGCCTCAAAAACAGCAACCAGCCGATCAATCAAACATTACAGATCCAGATTTTGTAATTTTTTAA
- the hpsE gene encoding hormogonium polysaccharide biosynthesis glycosyltransferase HpsE yields the protein MLTVAIPTYNGADRLPIVLEALLAQVETQAIDWEIWVIDNNSDDRTREVVAAFQARSPRIHWDQEPQQGAAFVRQRAIVRSGAAWVAFLDDDTVPDPDWVARVWQFAQGDWVDRNLVGAFGGRILPVLEGPEPVGFARIRSLFAIVDRGDRPFVYEPGRGLLPPSAGLVVRRAAWLAAVPPRLLLGGRTGNTWLTSEDLEALVYLQRAGYSVAYCPALRLSHRLPATRFTADYLRSFAQGIGWSRYVVRLLRVDRSRRFLIPWFYGLSDLRRLLRWWLQHPGGWRSRDPVLVCERSLLISTLTSPWVMGRWFRDREQRGDRQVIARAAQRAAGSSQPLTPQIAIAIPIYNGADRLPALFDRLQVLEIPPGLRWEIWAIDNNSNDGTIAQLRQIQQTWNRCPLHISQEPRQGAAFARQRAVRLTAAPWVAFLDDDNWPEPDWLREAIAFAEAHPQVGAFGGKVLGAYAIDLPPALRDLEGYLAIRSYPEFADRPGPFLAQQLRLPPAAALIVNRAAWLATVPPEPQLSGKLAGRFVQGDDYEPLLYLARAGWEIWFAPRLKTHHQIPAWRLDRAYLIRLARACGLATFALKRIITPLIAWPGLALRIMVANGYKALKLRSLRQDADPSISLTATVRQAFFWGCALSPLAQLRLPRLRKPKI from the coding sequence GTGCTGACTGTTGCGATTCCGACCTATAACGGGGCCGATCGCCTGCCGATCGTCCTGGAGGCGTTGTTGGCCCAGGTGGAAACCCAGGCGATCGACTGGGAAATTTGGGTGATTGACAACAATAGCGACGATCGCACCCGGGAGGTGGTGGCCGCCTTCCAAGCTCGATCGCCTCGAATTCATTGGGATCAAGAGCCACAACAGGGCGCGGCCTTTGTCCGGCAGCGGGCGATCGTGCGATCGGGTGCGGCTTGGGTGGCTTTTTTGGATGATGACACCGTGCCGGATCCCGATTGGGTGGCTCGGGTGTGGCAGTTTGCCCAGGGTGATTGGGTCGATCGAAACCTGGTGGGGGCTTTTGGGGGGCGCATCCTGCCGGTTTTGGAGGGGCCGGAGCCGGTGGGATTTGCACGGATTCGATCGCTCTTTGCCATTGTCGATCGGGGCGATCGACCGTTTGTGTATGAGCCAGGGCGCGGCCTGTTGCCGCCTTCGGCGGGGTTGGTGGTGCGTCGGGCCGCTTGGTTGGCGGCCGTGCCACCTCGGTTACTTTTGGGCGGGCGAACGGGAAACACCTGGCTTACTTCCGAAGATCTGGAAGCGCTGGTCTACCTCCAACGAGCGGGCTACTCTGTGGCCTATTGCCCCGCCCTGCGCCTCAGTCACCGGCTGCCGGCAACTCGCTTCACGGCCGATTATCTCCGCTCTTTTGCTCAGGGAATTGGCTGGAGTCGCTATGTGGTGCGGCTGTTGCGGGTGGATCGATCGCGCCGATTCCTGATCCCGTGGTTCTATGGTTTGTCGGATTTGCGTCGGTTGTTGCGCTGGTGGCTGCAACATCCGGGCGGGTGGCGATCGCGAGATCCGGTGTTGGTTTGCGAGCGATCGCTCCTGATTAGCACCCTAACCAGTCCTTGGGTGATGGGTCGCTGGTTTCGCGATCGAGAGCAACGGGGCGATCGCCAAGTCATTGCCCGTGCGGCCCAACGGGCGGCCGGCTCGTCGCAGCCCTTGACTCCCCAAATTGCGATCGCGATTCCGATTTACAACGGAGCCGATCGACTGCCTGCCCTGTTTGATCGGCTCCAAGTTCTGGAGATTCCGCCCGGTTTGCGGTGGGAAATTTGGGCGATCGACAACAACAGCAATGACGGCACGATCGCCCAACTGCGCCAAATTCAACAAACTTGGAACCGCTGCCCTTTACATATCAGCCAAGAACCACGCCAGGGAGCCGCCTTTGCCCGACAACGGGCCGTGCGGTTGACGGCGGCCCCTTGGGTGGCCTTTTTGGATGATGACAACTGGCCGGAACCGGACTGGCTACGGGAGGCGATCGCCTTTGCGGAGGCTCATCCTCAAGTTGGGGCGTTTGGGGGCAAGGTCTTGGGAGCCTACGCGATCGACCTGCCGCCGGCCCTGCGTGACTTGGAAGGCTATTTAGCCATTCGTAGCTATCCTGAGTTTGCCGATCGCCCCGGCCCCTTCCTGGCTCAGCAGTTGCGTCTCCCGCCCGCTGCGGCGTTGATTGTCAATCGAGCTGCTTGGTTAGCCACCGTGCCCCCGGAACCCCAATTAAGCGGGAAATTAGCCGGCCGCTTCGTGCAGGGGGATGATTATGAACCCTTGCTGTATCTGGCGCGGGCGGGCTGGGAAATTTGGTTTGCACCCCGCCTAAAAACCCATCACCAAATTCCCGCTTGGCGACTTGATCGCGCCTATCTCATTCGCCTGGCCCGGGCCTGTGGGTTGGCGACCTTTGCCCTCAAACGGATCATTACCCCCCTGATCGCCTGGCCCGGGTTGGCGCTGCGAATCATGGTTGCCAATGGCTACAAAGCGCTGAAGTTGCGATCCTTGCGCCAAGATGCCGATCCCTCGATCTCGCTGACTGCCACGGTGCGCCAAGCTTTTTTCTGGGGTTGTGCCCTCAGTCCCTTGGCGCAACTCCGATTGCCTAGGCTTCGGAAGCCCAAGATCTAG
- a CDS encoding methyltransferase domain-containing protein: MRIHPNLNLKKALLFKIDLGCGGCKREGTIGIDSFPQPGVDYVLNLTSDPIPLPDRSVDKVYSSHFLEHVQDNDWTGHIFPEISRVCVSGAELELWTPYNWSNSAFIMGHRKYINEDDYFHLCVWHYQVWEATLKARWLLREICYVIPTDVLVDLHRHGVSLDFALRYFKGIVQEIGVFIEVQHDYDGPPVEPKRTFAITRDSEHYPVKPDRGPAEWSDVEAAIHAFRG, from the coding sequence ATGAGAATTCATCCTAACCTCAACCTCAAAAAAGCCTTGCTATTTAAAATTGACCTCGGTTGTGGTGGATGCAAACGAGAAGGAACGATTGGCATCGATAGTTTTCCGCAGCCAGGTGTTGATTATGTCTTAAACCTAACGTCTGACCCTATTCCTCTGCCCGATCGAAGTGTTGACAAGGTTTACTCATCCCATTTTCTAGAGCATGTCCAAGACAATGATTGGACGGGGCACATTTTTCCTGAAATTAGTCGCGTCTGCGTTTCTGGGGCGGAATTAGAGCTTTGGACTCCCTATAATTGGTCGAATTCTGCATTTATCATGGGGCATCGGAAATACATTAATGAAGATGATTATTTTCATTTATGTGTTTGGCATTATCAAGTTTGGGAAGCGACGCTCAAGGCGCGTTGGTTGTTGCGGGAAATTTGCTATGTGATTCCAACTGATGTGTTGGTTGATTTGCATCGTCATGGCGTGTCTTTGGATTTTGCGCTGCGCTATTTCAAAGGCATTGTTCAGGAAATCGGGGTTTTTATCGAAGTGCAGCACGACTATGATGGGCCGCCGGTTGAGCCAAAGCGGACTTTTGCCATTACCCGCGATTCTGAGCACTATCCTGTGAAACCCGATCGGGGCCCGGCGGAGTGGTCGGATGTGGAAGCGGCCATTCATGCTTTTCGGGGCTAG
- a CDS encoding NAD(P)H-quinone oxidoreductase subunit H, with translation MTRIETKTEPMVVNMGPHHPSMHGVLRLIVTLDGENVIDCEPVIGYLHRGMEKIAENRTNIMFVPYVSRWDYAAGMFNEAITVNAPEKLAGIEVPRRASYIRMIMLELNRIANHLLWLGPFLADVGAQTPFFYIFREREMIYDLWEAATGARLINNNYFRMGGVAADLPYGWIDKCRDFCNYFAPKIDEYEKLITNNPIFRRRVEGIGTISREEAINWGLSGPMLRGSGVKWDLRKVDHYECYDELDWDVQWETGGDCFARYLVRVREMRESNKMLLQALDQIPGGPYENLEAQRMLGGPKSEWNGFDYQFIGKKLAPTFKIPKGEHYVRLESGKGELGVFIVGDDNVFPWRFKIKAPDFTNLQILPHLLKGVKVADIMAILGSIDVIMGSVDR, from the coding sequence ATGACCCGGATTGAAACCAAAACCGAACCGATGGTCGTGAACATGGGCCCCCATCACCCGTCCATGCACGGCGTGTTGCGGCTCATCGTCACCCTCGACGGCGAAAACGTCATCGACTGCGAACCCGTCATTGGCTATCTCCATCGCGGCATGGAGAAAATTGCCGAAAACCGCACCAACATCATGTTCGTGCCCTACGTCAGTCGGTGGGACTACGCCGCCGGGATGTTCAACGAAGCAATCACGGTTAACGCTCCCGAAAAGCTCGCCGGCATTGAAGTGCCCCGCCGCGCCAGCTACATCCGCATGATCATGCTGGAGCTGAACCGAATCGCCAACCACCTGCTGTGGCTTGGCCCCTTCCTGGCCGATGTGGGTGCGCAAACCCCCTTCTTCTACATCTTCCGCGAACGGGAGATGATCTATGACCTGTGGGAAGCCGCCACGGGCGCACGCCTGATTAACAACAACTATTTCCGCATGGGCGGCGTGGCCGCTGACTTGCCCTACGGCTGGATCGACAAGTGCCGCGACTTCTGCAACTACTTCGCGCCCAAAATCGACGAATACGAAAAGCTGATCACCAATAACCCGATCTTCCGCCGCCGCGTGGAAGGCATTGGCACGATCAGCCGCGAAGAAGCAATCAACTGGGGTCTGTCGGGCCCCATGCTGCGCGGTTCGGGCGTGAAGTGGGACTTGCGGAAAGTTGACCACTACGAGTGTTACGACGAACTGGACTGGGATGTGCAGTGGGAAACCGGCGGCGACTGCTTCGCTCGCTACCTGGTGCGGGTGCGGGAAATGCGCGAGTCGAACAAGATGCTCTTGCAAGCGCTGGATCAGATCCCGGGCGGCCCCTACGAAAACCTGGAAGCCCAACGGATGCTGGGCGGGCCAAAGTCCGAATGGAACGGCTTTGATTATCAGTTCATTGGCAAGAAGCTGGCTCCCACGTTCAAGATTCCCAAGGGCGAACATTATGTGCGCCTCGAAAGCGGTAAGGGCGAACTGGGTGTGTTCATCGTGGGTGATGACAATGTGTTCCCCTGGCGCTTCAAGATCAAGGCTCCGGACTTCACCAATTTGCAAATCCTGCCGCACTTGCTGAAGGGCGTGAAGGTGGCGGACATCATGGCGATTCTGGGCAGCATCGACGTGATTATGGGATCAGTCGATCGCTAA
- a CDS encoding phytanoyl-CoA dioxygenase family protein translates to MEYNLGHFTDVVPDSRRPPLDRTIAPPNLTSDQEYWRRYGYLIIENFIPQDLIDRYCKRFLKDTLSIGKIGYLSPTPYLEVDEIKNLCLYPPLLDKLRELIGHEMAMHLNLTNWKSTQRNWHQDDYLNPVSVNAHYAGVWFALDYIHPDSGPFEFVPGSHRWDVCRQEKILSALPPEIRSDPDWPWHAEKILNPLYDAEIERQRVQPVTWCGKKGDVLIWHAWLLHRGSLPRNPEIVRPTIITHYSSVDHRPDMPYIAEHHYHNRPGKYFLFDRPAEAELNRQQGFPCHPNSTPQVLNPLTPNSTILF, encoded by the coding sequence ATGGAATACAATCTCGGTCATTTTACAGACGTTGTCCCTGACTCCCGCCGTCCGCCACTTGATCGGACAATCGCACCTCCTAATTTGACTTCTGATCAGGAATACTGGCGCAGGTACGGTTACCTCATCATCGAAAATTTTATTCCCCAAGACCTGATTGATCGCTACTGCAAACGCTTTTTGAAAGACACCTTAAGTATTGGCAAGATTGGATACTTGAGTCCAACTCCCTACTTAGAGGTAGATGAAATTAAAAACCTTTGTCTCTACCCGCCACTTTTAGACAAATTACGGGAACTAATTGGCCATGAAATGGCTATGCATCTTAATCTAACAAACTGGAAGTCTACCCAACGAAATTGGCATCAGGATGATTACCTAAACCCTGTAAGCGTGAATGCTCACTATGCAGGAGTTTGGTTTGCTCTAGATTATATTCATCCAGATTCCGGGCCTTTTGAGTTTGTTCCTGGCTCTCATCGTTGGGATGTTTGTCGTCAAGAGAAAATTCTTTCTGCACTACCGCCTGAAATTCGTAGTGATCCGGACTGGCCATGGCATGCAGAAAAAATTCTTAACCCGCTCTATGATGCAGAAATCGAGCGCCAGCGAGTCCAGCCAGTAACTTGGTGTGGGAAAAAAGGAGATGTATTGATTTGGCACGCTTGGCTGTTGCATCGTGGTAGCTTGCCTAGGAATCCCGAAATCGTGCGTCCTACGATCATCACCCATTACTCCAGTGTAGACCATAGACCAGATATGCCTTACATTGCCGAACATCACTACCACAATCGGCCAGGTAAGTACTTCCTCTTTGACCGCCCAGCAGAAGCAGAGCTAAATCGGCAGCAGGGGTTTCCATGTCATCCAAATTCCACTCCTCAAGTGCTTAACCCCCTCACTCCAAATTCAACTATCCTTTTTTGA